A section of the Candidatus Tisiphia endosymbiont of Nedyus quadrimaculatus genome encodes:
- a CDS encoding transposase: protein MPMENIEKSQRQGQLFGYKLTEELNPNNKLYKLRSLINWSSLEEWLLANVDIKKFGRNRRCHRLLLGVTMLQAMYNLSDAASEEELRENVYWQYFCGWEYLQKDAEISESSIRRFRAILEEDGYNEILKELIRIGCKAGVVKKKT, encoded by the coding sequence ATGCCGATGGAAAATATAGAGAAATCACAAAGACAAGGACAACTTTTTGGTTATAAATTGACCGAGGAATTAAACCCTAATAATAAGTTATATAAATTAAGATCGTTAATAAATTGGTCTAGTTTAGAGGAGTGGTTGTTGGCGAATGTTGATATCAAGAAATTTGGTAGGAATCGCAGATGTCACCGTCTGTTACTTGGAGTGACTATGCTGCAAGCGATGTATAACCTGTCAGATGCAGCTTCTGAGGAAGAGCTAAGAGAGAACGTATATTGGCAGTATTTTTGTGGTTGGGAATATTTGCAGAAAGATGCTGAGATATCAGAATCTAGTATCCGGCGGTTTCGTGCTATATTAGAAGAAGATGGCTATAATGAGATATTAAAGGAGCTGATAAGAATCGGCTGCAAAGCTGGTGTAGTAAAAAAAAAGACTTAG
- a CDS encoding IS256 family transposase, translating to MNKKTNESIKQAVDLLIDNDTDVSTILKEGGLLKELTKRLIEKALQSEMNNHLGYDKYSRADNDNARNGITSKKLISEHGAVEIEVPRDRHNTFEPAILPKRQKRFDGFDDKVLSLYAKGMSISDIKIQLQELYSVEISEGLISQITDDVMDEVKAWQSRPLEEIYPIVFFDCLVVKVRQDKRIINKAVYVALGIDLSGKKDILGLWISENEGAKFWLGNFTEMKNRGLKDILIACSDNLTDMSEAIEAVYPKTEHQLCIVHQIRNSLKYVSYKDRKQLSSDLKPIYTAVTEEQAHLALVSFEEKWNKQYPQIAKSWYNNWDNLMIFLGYPESIRKVIYTTNSVESVNSQLRKVTNNKRVFPNDNAVFKSLYLTIDYMTKKWTMPIPNWNEAMAHLMVKFEDRLNKI from the coding sequence ATGAATAAAAAAACTAATGAATCAATAAAGCAAGCAGTAGATTTATTAATAGATAATGATACAGATGTAAGTACAATACTGAAAGAAGGAGGTTTATTAAAAGAATTGACCAAACGTTTAATAGAGAAGGCACTGCAGTCAGAAATGAATAATCATCTAGGCTATGATAAATACAGTCGTGCAGATAATGATAATGCTCGTAATGGTATAACTAGCAAAAAACTGATCTCCGAACATGGAGCTGTAGAAATAGAAGTACCAAGGGATAGGCATAATACCTTTGAACCCGCAATACTACCAAAACGCCAGAAACGTTTTGATGGTTTTGACGATAAAGTACTATCATTATATGCTAAAGGCATGAGTATATCTGATATTAAGATTCAGTTACAGGAGTTATACAGTGTTGAAATAAGTGAAGGCTTAATCAGCCAAATTACTGATGATGTAATGGATGAGGTTAAAGCTTGGCAGAGTCGACCATTAGAAGAGATATATCCGATAGTATTTTTTGATTGTTTAGTAGTAAAAGTCAGGCAAGATAAAAGGATAATCAATAAGGCAGTATATGTTGCATTAGGAATTGATTTATCTGGTAAAAAAGATATATTGGGATTATGGATCAGTGAAAATGAAGGGGCAAAATTTTGGCTCGGTAATTTTACCGAAATGAAAAATAGAGGGCTAAAAGATATACTGATTGCCTGTAGCGATAATCTTACTGATATGTCTGAGGCAATAGAAGCAGTTTATCCAAAAACAGAACATCAATTGTGTATTGTACATCAGATTAGAAATAGTTTAAAATATGTGTCGTATAAAGATAGGAAGCAACTGTCTAGCGATTTAAAGCCGATATATACTGCAGTAACGGAAGAACAAGCCCATTTAGCTTTAGTATCTTTTGAAGAAAAATGGAATAAACAATATCCACAAATTGCCAAATCATGGTATAATAATTGGGACAATCTAATGATTTTTCTAGGGTATCCTGAGTCAATTAGAAAGGTAATTTATACAACTAATTCAGTTGAATCTGTCAATAGTCAATTGCGTAAAGTAACAAATAATAAGCGGGTTTTTCCTAATGATAATGCTGTTTTTAAAAGTTTATATTTGACAATTGACTATATGACCAAAAAATGGACTATGCCCATTCCAAACTGGAATGAAGCTATGGCTCATTTGATGGTTAAATTTGAGGATAGGCTTAACAAAATTTAA
- a CDS encoding WH2 domain-containing protein has protein sequence MSKDKDQQIESVLSQEKDTLRGIINSVDNLLEANKQLDNSRHLQQKVENLKKEAPSLPWFKRLIHIIPQVKYLFIKNDEEIAEEKRRTNRVVLKHVDNTLRDVGKKNLSLQRIIDTELQEEFNKIITKELSEEQLQRVTRLRESLVKLDISAEKFSQIVPQVYNADEAKALYQERIRLSHLQQDLVKLVKANDNVKELLSIKKELAELREELPSNLLIKKLKQIVVKIKHVFVNTPEQILKDNITHNNEILKRVDQGLEITGKNIEDSTIARTNKLHKELEKLTKRKLSPEQLTAAKDLSSKLESTFAAASVASQPLSTSQDLAQSQAISSSMPDRIIPTRQAPPRPPYASLQNQAVQQVAESAIPTAPPLMRTTSMPNPTIHQAAENTRTRSLSSSSLPPISLQDSQNIQHGEEAKQTPKSLKYKAPQPPLQNQEVQQEAGPAIPPAPPLPDQLRPAPLPPTHSVPLQNQDVQQAVGRDIPAPPPLPPTANIPPPPPLPQATQQTTGSVPPPPPPPPPPAVEPTAGQDQKPAAMPKGTNDARTNLLADIRTGMQLKKAPTTAHPAPPSPSGYDHDKATVATQGEGKANFLTEMVLKAKLRKEKISESGGNKALEELENKQKTPPTRSSSPMGDIFEKAMAERRQKLYDDDDDEPEHEHADLVKLITENKIDASTRKKLEEQAGVKNVDGLVKLIQVEFDEFDDDYNEEREKMQKNVIKQLEKIKENLDRGESAKLPSNPVANVDVTKEPYPPKLQSAAKAIGENLTITPKDGYKTLPPPPSPNPVSIKKGTGSRTV, from the coding sequence ATGTCGAAAGATAAAGATCAACAAATAGAAAGCGTGTTATCACAGGAAAAAGATACATTACGGGGTATAATAAATTCTGTAGATAATCTTTTAGAGGCTAATAAACAACTAGACAATAGTAGACATCTACAACAAAAAGTGGAAAATTTAAAGAAAGAAGCCCCCTCTTTACCTTGGTTTAAAAGACTTATACATATAATTCCACAAGTAAAATATCTTTTTATAAAAAATGATGAGGAAATTGCTGAAGAAAAGAGAAGAACCAACAGAGTTGTACTCAAACATGTTGACAATACATTAAGAGATGTAGGTAAAAAAAACTTATCTTTACAGAGAATTATAGATACAGAGTTACAAGAAGAATTTAATAAGATCATAACCAAAGAACTATCAGAAGAACAACTACAACGGGTAACCCGATTAAGAGAATCCTTAGTAAAGTTGGATATATCTGCTGAAAAATTTAGCCAAATTGTACCACAAGTTTATAATGCTGATGAAGCGAAGGCACTATACCAAGAAAGAATAAGACTGTCACACCTACAACAAGACCTAGTTAAGTTGGTAAAGGCTAATGATAATGTTAAAGAACTTCTTTCCATAAAGAAAGAATTAGCAGAATTACGGGAAGAATTACCATCAAATTTGCTAATAAAAAAACTTAAGCAAATTGTTGTAAAGATCAAGCATGTTTTCGTAAATACTCCAGAACAAATTTTAAAAGACAACATAACCCACAATAATGAAATATTAAAAAGGGTTGATCAGGGATTAGAGATCACTGGTAAAAACATAGAGGATTCAACAATAGCTAGAACAAATAAGTTACATAAAGAATTAGAGAAGCTGACAAAAAGGAAACTGTCACCTGAGCAGTTAACAGCAGCAAAAGACTTAAGTAGTAAGCTTGAGTCCACTTTTGCAGCAGCTTCTGTTGCTTCACAGCCATTGTCTACAAGCCAAGATTTGGCTCAATCTCAAGCCATATCATCATCAATGCCTGACCGAATAATACCTACACGCCAAGCACCACCACGACCTCCATATGCATCATTGCAGAACCAAGCTGTTCAGCAAGTAGCGGAAAGTGCTATACCTACAGCTCCACCACTTATGCGTACTACGTCGATGCCGAACCCAACTATTCATCAAGCAGCAGAAAACACTAGAACAAGATCTCTTTCATCTTCATCCCTTCCCCCTATATCATTGCAGGATTCACAAAATATTCAGCATGGAGAGGAAGCTAAACAGACACCTAAATCTCTTAAATATAAAGCACCACAGCCACCGTTGCAGAATCAAGAGGTGCAGCAAGAAGCAGGACCTGCTATACCTCCAGCTCCTCCATTGCCGGATCAACTGCGTCCAGCACCACTGCCTCCTACACATTCTGTGCCGTTGCAGAACCAAGATGTTCAGCAAGCAGTGGGAAGAGATATACCAGCACCACCACCGTTGCCACCTACAGCTAATATACCTCCACCTCCTCCATTGCCACAAGCTACTCAGCAAACAACGGGAAGTGTGCCACCTCCTCCACCTCCACCTCCTCCACCAGCTGTAGAACCTACGGCAGGTCAAGATCAGAAGCCAGCAGCAATGCCGAAAGGAACAAATGATGCAAGGACAAACTTATTAGCTGACATTAGGACGGGGATGCAACTTAAAAAAGCACCCACAACAGCCCATCCAGCACCGCCTTCGCCGTCAGGTTATGATCATGACAAAGCAACAGTAGCAACGCAAGGGGAAGGAAAGGCAAACTTCTTAACTGAAATGGTACTGAAGGCAAAGCTTAGGAAAGAAAAGATATCTGAATCAGGGGGAAATAAAGCACTAGAAGAACTAGAGAACAAACAAAAAACACCACCTACTCGATCTTCTAGCCCAATGGGGGATATCTTTGAGAAGGCTATGGCAGAGAGGCGTCAGAAACTTTATGATGATGATGATGATGAACCTGAACATGAACATGCTGATCTTGTGAAACTTATTACAGAGAATAAGATTGATGCATCTACTCGCAAGAAGCTTGAGGAACAGGCTGGTGTTAAAAATGTTGATGGGTTAGTTAAACTTATTCAGGTGGAGTTTGATGAGTTTGATGATGATTATAATGAGGAAAGGGAAAAAATGCAAAAAAACGTCATCAAGCAGCTAGAGAAGATTAAGGAAAATCTTGATAGAGGAGAATCGGCTAAATTACCGTCTAATCCTGTTGCTAACGTTGATGTGACAAAAGAACCATACCCTCCAAAGTTACAGTCAGCAGCAAAAGCTATTGGAGAAAATCTTACCATAACCCCAAAAGATGGATACAAAACCCTCCCTCCTCCTCCATCCCCCAACCCAGTTAGTATCAAAAAAGGGACTGGATCTAGGACAGTATAG
- a CDS encoding 50S ribosomal protein L25/general stress protein Ctc, translating into MSELLELAAEMRETFGTGVARDLRRKGMVPAVVYGAGKEVLAVSIEEKEITKHYRKPGFISTVIQIKVGSKTHKVLPKAVELHPITDIVRHVDFVHLEEKTQRMEVPVVYEGKERALGVKRGGFFNIIKRTITLVCDVNNIPKNINIDVTNMHIGQSLKAKSIKLPEGVQIASKNDFIIATIIGRKGSKSEGEEAATEEVKPAK; encoded by the coding sequence ATGAGTGAACTATTAGAACTTGCAGCAGAAATGCGGGAGACATTTGGTACGGGAGTCGCAAGAGATCTACGTAGGAAAGGTATGGTTCCAGCTGTGGTTTATGGAGCAGGTAAAGAAGTGCTAGCCGTTTCTATAGAAGAAAAAGAGATAACTAAGCATTATAGAAAACCTGGTTTTATCTCTACAGTTATTCAAATTAAAGTGGGTAGTAAAACGCATAAAGTGTTACCAAAGGCTGTAGAATTGCATCCTATTACTGACATAGTAAGGCATGTTGACTTTGTACATTTAGAGGAAAAGACCCAAAGAATGGAAGTACCGGTAGTCTATGAAGGTAAAGAAAGAGCTTTGGGAGTTAAAAGAGGTGGATTCTTTAATATAATAAAAAGAACTATAACTCTTGTATGTGATGTCAATAATATACCTAAAAATATTAATATTGATGTTACCAACATGCATATCGGTCAGTCTTTAAAAGCAAAAAGCATTAAACTCCCTGAAGGGGTTCAGATAGCTAGTAAAAATGATTTTATTATTGCTACTATAATCGGTCGTAAGGGTAGTAAGTCAGAAGGTGAAGAAGCTGCAACTGAGGAAGTGAAGCCAGCAAAGTAG